From the Helicobacter mustelae genome, the window CCTCAAAATCGATCCCTACATCAATGTCGATCCAGGGACGATGAGTCCGCTGGAGCATGGAGAGGTGTTTGTAACTGCAGATGGCGCAGAGACGGATCTAGACATTGGGCATTATGAGAGATTTTTGGATACGAGTTTGCTTAGATGCAATAACTTTACCACAGGGCAGGTCTATCTTTCTGTGATTGAGAATGAGCGTCGTGGCAAATACCTGGGCAAAACCATCCAGGTCGTTCCTCATATCGTGGATGAAATCAAGCAAAGAATCAAAAATGTCGCCAAGGGATATGATTTCCTTGTCGTGGAGCTTGGTGGTACGGTGGGGGATATTGAGGGGATGCCCTATCTGGAGACCATGCGACAGATGAAGCATGAGCTAGGACTCCAAAATGTCATCAGTGTGCATGTGACCTTGATTCCCTATATCAAGGCAGCAGGTGAGCTCAAAACTAAGCCCACGCAGCATTCTGTGAAGGAATTGCGCTGCATTGGTATCACCCCTCAAATCATCATCGCTCGCTCTGAGAAGCCCTTAAGCAAGGAATTGAAGGCAAAGCTAGCACTGAGCTGCGATGTGGATGATGATAGCGTGATTGTCGCAGAGGATGCCAAAAGCATCTATCAATGTCCGCTTAATTTCCTTAAAGAAGGAGTGCTTTCCTCCATTGCTAGGCATTTTTGTCTAGATCCAATTGAGCCAAACATGGATGAATGGGATATTTTGGTAAAAAAAATCATCTCCCCCAAGCACAGCATCACCATTGGCTTTGTGGGGAAATACCTCGATCTCAAGGAATCTTACAAATCCCTTACAGAGGCATTGATTCACGCAGGCGCCAATCTGGATACGCGCATTGATATTAAGTGGATTGATAGCGAGAAGCTTGCTCAAAGCGATACCCTGGAATTGCATGATGTGGATGGGATTTTGATCCCTGGGGGATTTGGCAAGCGTGGTATCGAGGGCAAGCTCAAAGCGATTGCTTTTGCACGAGAAAATAAAATCCCATTTCTGGGAATCTGCCTGGGGATGCAATTGGCAATTTTAGAATTTTTGCGCAATGTTGCTGGAGTGAAAAACGCAGATTCCATAGAATTTGATCCCCACACCAAAGAGCCAGCCATCTACTTGATTGAGGATTTTATCGATCAAAGTGGGCAGAATCAAATCCGAACCTATCAATCTCCCATGGGTGGGACCATGCGCCTGGGGGAATATGAATGCCAACTCAAAGAAAATTCTCTCATTGCACAAAGCTATGGAAATGTCAAAAGTATCAAAGAGCGCCATCGTCATCGCTATGAAGCCAATCCCAAATACAGGGAAATCTTACAAAAACATGGAATGCAAATTAGCGGAGAGTGCCAAAATCTCATCGAGGCTGTGGAGATCCCTGAGCATCCCTTTTTTGTGGCAGTGCAATACCATCCAGAATTTACCTCTAGGCTCAAAAATCCCAACGCGATTATTTTGGCATTTGCGCGTCATGCGCTTGGCAACAAAAAATGACAACCTTAAGCAAAGCCCAAATCCAAGCCTTGCTAGAGGCGCGATTTTGTGATGACTCTTTTGCTAGATTGCAAGATCTCCCCCATCCTCATTCACTAAAAGATGCCCAAAAGGGTGCCCAAATTGTTGCAGGGATCATGCAAGAGGGAGGCAAGATTCTCATTGTGGGGGATTATGATGTAGATGGGACACTCTCTGCTGTGATTATGATGAAGTTTTTTGGCATGCTTGGATATGAAAATGTCTCCTACCTTATCCCTAATCGCTTCTCTGATGGATATGGGGTGCAGCGTCATCTCTTGGAGCAATATCCAAGTGATCTTGTCATCACAGTGGATAATGGCGTTGCTGCATTGGATGTGGGGGAGTATTGCAAAGAACAAAAAAGAAAACTCATCATCACAGATCATCATGCCTTGCAGCATCAAATCCCCCAAGCAGATGCGCTCATCAATCCCCAGCAAGAAACCTGCTCTTTCCCCCAAAAGAGCATCTGTGGTGCGGGAGTGGCATGGTATTTTTGCAATGCAATTAAAATTGCTTTAGGCAAGAATTTTTCTTTATTGGAATTGCTTAAATATGTAGCCATTGCCACCATCGCAGATGTGATGCCCCTGTGCCAGGTCAATAAGCTTTTTGTCAAAAAGGGCCTGGAGTTGCTAAAAGATTCTCATAGCATGCAAGACTCCCTATTAAAATCCCTGTTAAAGGGCAGGGATTTTAGCGCCCAAGATGTGGCATTTTCCATCACTCCCCTGCTCAATAGTGCAGGCAGGATGAAGGATGCGCGCGTGGTTTGTGAATTTTTCTTGGCCACAAAAAAAGATGAGATTGCCGCGCATTTTTTGGCATTAAAAAAACTCAATCAGATGCGCAAAGATCAAACCCAGCAAATGGAATCAGAAATGTTTGCGCATTTTTTGGAGAGTGAGAATTGTGTCCTGGCCTACAAAGAGAGCTGGAATGAGGGACTGCTTGGGATCTTGGCTGCCAAGCTCTCCAAAGAGAAGCAAAAGCCCGCATTTGTTTTTACGCAAAAAGAGGGGTGTTTAAAGGGCAGTGGTAGGAGCGATGGGAAGATAGATATTTTCCAGACCCTTCTGCCTCATGAAAGGAATTTTTTGCGTTTTGGCGGTCATAGCGAAGCTGTAGGCATCTGCATACAAGAGGACAAAATCCCGTGGTTTATGGATCTTTTTAGTAGGGAGTGTTTTGTGCTTAGCCCAAAACCAAATGAGGTGCTTGGTGAGATTTGCTTGCAGGATATTGATGGGGAATTACTAGAAATCCTGCGGCGCTTTGAGCCCTATGGTCAGGGGAATCCACCACCCCAGTTTCTCATTCGCGGAGCCAAAATCAAAGAAAGCAAGATTTTCAAAGAGTTGCATCAAAAGCTTGAATTTGAGCATCAAATTAGTGCGCTTTCATTTTTTTGCAAGGAGTTTTACAAGGAGAATGAAGTCATTGACATGGAATTTTCTGTGCAAGAAGGGCTGCAAAACAAACATCCCACCCTTTTGCTGAAAAAAATCTCAAGATGCCCTTTGTAACAAAAGAATATATTTTGCCCCATGCGATGCAGGCCTTTGCTTTCGTAGAAAACTGTCTGCATTATTCCTCAAAAGAGACTCAAAGAATCATCGACAAACGCCGCCTTCGCTATCCTGATGGTCGTGTGATCCAAAAAAGCGAGGTGATTTGTGGGCGGGTGCTTTTGGATGAATTTGTGCCAAACGGGGCTCTGCGTGCGATTTTTGTACATGAGGATTTTGCCGTGTTTGCAAAGCCTCACAATCTCCTCACCCATCCCAAGGGCAGATTTTTGCACGCAAGCCTTTGTGATAGCATTAAGATGCAATTTGGCATGCAGGCAAATCCGGTGCATCGCTTGGATTTTGAGACTAGTGGGGTGGTGCTAATAAGTCGCAACAAGAGAGCAGAAATCGCGTTAAAGACGTTGTTTGAAAGGGGTGAGGTGCGCAAGATTTACCGAGCACTTGTGGAGGGGATCATAGAGCATGAGCGTTGTATTGAGTCAAGAATCCTACTCCCAAAAAAAGAAGACAAGAGCAAAGATCTTGGCATCAAATGCCAAATCCATGCAAGCGGCAAGGACAGTATCACCATCATCCGCCCCTTAGAAGTGCGCGGGAATCAGACGCTGCTAGAGATTGAGCCCCTCACTGGGCGCACGCATCAAATCCGCCTGCATCTTGCAAGCATTGGACATAAAATTGTCAATGAGCCGCTCTATGGTGTGGAGGAGGAATTGGCACGCGCATATTTGCAAGATAAGCTAGGGGTAAAAAAACATCTTTGCCTCCATGCTAGGAGCCTGGAATTTTCCTATTTGGGAAGAAGGTATTTTTTGAGCGCAAAAGAGGATTTCTAAAATTTTTGGTTTAGCTAGGAATTCTGAGCCTGGGGAGGGTTTTTTGAGTTTTTGTTTTTAGGCTTGTGTTCCCTGCTGTTTTGAGAATGTCTTGTGCATTTATGCCCCGCACTCCCCAGCGCCCCCGCTGTCTTTGGTTTTGCGTGGTGGTTGTGGCTTGGGTAGATTCAAAGCGCGTGTAGAAGGAATTGGGGATAATGTAGCCATTGCTCCCTTGGGAAAACTCAATTTCCCCCACACTTTGGCCTGCAAATACAGACTTTGCATAGTTGGCCAGTGAAAAGCAAAGCTCTTTTTTCTTCGCAGGTGTGGGAGGGGCTTGTGTGAGCTTTGATTCTTCTATAAGGGATTTTGAAAAATCCTTTAGTGATGTGTTGTTTTTAATCGCCTCAAGGCCTTGTGCTTCTTTGCCTGCGATTTTTGCAAGTTCTATGATTTGTAGTGTTTCATTCATGTTTACTCCTTTGGTTTTTTGAAATTCTGTGATTTTGGCTCTTTTGTCTGCGCCTTCCCACACTGCAGAGAGCTCAATAATCTCTCCGCTAGTGATGTGAAAATGCGCAATGCCCTCAATTGCATCGCGCTTCTCTATCTTCCAATCCCCAAACCCCACAGAGACTGAGTCTGAAAGATTGTTTTTGTATTTCAAAAAGGCCTCATGGCTTTTTGAAAGCTCGGGGAAAAACTGCACCACTACTTTGATATTTCCCCCCTCATCAAGCTTGCTTTCTTTGATGGTGCCAATGGCATTTTCAAAGCTGGTGTCATGATCTAGGTAGAATCTTTTGGCATTGAAGGTGATGTTTTTGGTATCAATGCTCACATAATAGGGCGCACCGCTCAAAAAGTCTTTGCGCAAGATAGGTTCTTTTGAAAGGGCAACAAAAGAGATGGTAGCAGCCTCTGTATCAATGGCTTTTTGTTTGGGGCTTAGTGCAAAATACTTAGATGGATTCATTTTACTCCTTTGACTATAAAGCCCATGGCAAGTTTTCCAAAGAATGCGTTTGGGGATTTTGGGCTCGTGCATAGTTTAGTGGAAGGGATTTAAGCCCCTTCCCCTCTCCATTTTTTAAATCTTTTTAGCAGTGGTCCACAGGGGTTTAAAACTGATTTTTTACGCTCCTAACCTCTCGCCCGCGATCTGGGTGCAAAAAAAGAGAATCAAGGAGGCAGCAGTGACTCCGCTCCTCATCCATTGCCCCGCCATAGCTCTTTTAGGAGCTTTTGGAGTTCTTTTTCTTTTTTGAGTTCTTCGATGTGAGTATCTAGTTCCTTGCCTGTGCTTCTTAGGATTTCACTTAGAGTCTTTTGCCCTGTATGGATGGCTAGAGCATTGGCATTGGTTTCTTTGTAGGGGTCGATGTATTCCCATCCTTGGGGTTTGAAACTGTAGTACAAAAGTGCGTCTTGGTATTCCTTGGTGCTAAGCTTGCAGAGTTTGAGTTCATTGAGGAGCCAGCGCTCATAGATTTTATTATGCATCTTTCTTACTAGGAAATTTTGCAGTCTTCTAAACTGCCTTCTTTGCTCACTGCCCCCATGCCTGATGGAGCTGTAATTGACATCTGTGAGATTGCCTGTGAGTGTGGCATAGGAGATGCCAAGGCCTTTGGCAATCTCCCTATCAGTTTGGGTGATAAAGCTCTCCATATTGGCAGCATTGTGGGATTCTGTGAAAATGGGTTTGACATCCTCATCGATGTAGGTCATCTTGCCCACCTCAACAGATGTCTGGATGCTCTTTTTGTGTTCCTCTTCACCATTTAAAAGCTCATCTGCAAGATCAGAATTGTTTTTGATAATGAAGCCTGTGATCTCACTCTGCAGTCTGGCTTTTCTTAGCTCCGCACTTCTGAATTTATCTTTTTGATGGGCAGGGGTGATGATGCTAGCAAAATCTGATAGCCCCCTGTGCTGTCTGATATCTAGCTTTTTGTGCAAATGAAGGATGGCCTTAGCATTCACTTCAAAAAGCCTCCCCTCCCCATCATAGACAAAGTAGGAGATGGGGTTATTTTTGGCATCTTTTTTGATGCCAAAGGCTATCCCTTGGGACTCATCACTAAAATCGCTAGCAATATTGTGATTGTCAATGATTTCTACTCTTAGGCCCTCTTGGCTCTCACTTAAATGCAAAAAGCACTCCCCATCGCGCAAAAGATAGATGAGGGCTAGGCTTTCGATGTCATAAAAATCAAGTTCACCATTTTGGCTGCTCCCCCTCCATAGAGCAAAAGAGCCCTCAATTCTTTTGTTTAGCTCTTTGTTGGGGGTGGATAGATCTAAAGTGATGCCCCTATCGCCTAAAATCTCTGATTCAATGGTTTTTAAATATCCGCTTATGATGGGATTGTTTACAGATAGGCTTCTTGCTTGATGCGAAATGGCTTTGGCATAGTCGTTGATATTTGCGTTGTTTAAGAGTCCTAAGAGTTCGTTTTTTTCTAATTCACTAGGAGAGAGGGAGGGGAAGTTATAAAAATGCTTCTCTATCTTTGCTCTCTTAGCTCTTTTTTTAAAAAAATCAAAAATTCCCATGGCTAGCCTTTGAAAACAAATTGCACGCGCTCTGGTCTTTGCTTTTCTTTAATCAGTGCCTTCATCTTGCCAAGCTCTGTAAGGATTTCTAGGGTAGATTGCTTTTTGATAGAGATGCCATCGATGGTGTATTCTGTGATTCCTATGCCATCTTCTAGGCTCTGTAAAACCTCATTTATGGCTGCATCAATCTTTTTTATCTTTTCTTGCGCTGTCAAAAAAGCTCCTTTTTTGGCTTGATTTTATCCTTAAGCCCTTAAGCACGACCCCCATCATTTTGCCCGTGAGCGCAATGTGGCTTGGGTGCTTTGGGGAGTTTTCTGCGTGGGTTTTTGACAAAAAGAATGCTGGCTAGATCGAGAAAAAGTAACGCGCTTAAGCGGTTTGCAAGGGAGGTAGTAGCTCTGCAAGCGCGCTCCCTCTAGTTTTCATCTTCCAAATCTGCATAAGTGTAGCGATTACTTCTTAGCAGGCTTTCTATTTCCCTGGGGTTTGTGGTTGTGTTAAAAACAAAGCTCCTATTATCCACAATGCTTTTTTGTGTGCTTTGTTTTTCTGAAAACCCTTTGTTTTCTATGTTCTTTGCTTGCGCTTCTTTAAGCGCGTCTATTAGGCCTGTTGTGTTCCACCCCTCTCCTTTAGTGGGGAAAGCATCTCTGCGAGATTCTTGCTGGGCCATGACATGGGTGGTTGGCGTGAGGTTTGGCATGACAAGGGGAGGGGCTTGCAAAGCTTTTTGCAAGGCCTGGCCTTGACTTATGGGGATGCTTTGGACTTTGATTGGGCTAGGGAGGGAAAATTGCTTTCTTAAACCTCCTAATTTTTCTAGCAAGGAAGTAATGGGGGCGCTCAAGGTGGTAAAGGCTTTGGAGAAAAAGTCAAAGAGAGGGGAGAGCATGGAAGAAATTTTCTCAATCCCTATTTCCATCCATGCCAAAATCTTCTCCCAATTCTCAGACACATAGGCAAAGGCCTCTCCCAAAGCGATATAGAATGCTCCTATTCCTGTGGAGATGAGAGCGCTTTTTATGATTTTTGCTGTTGCTTTGAATGCAAAACCAAACTTTGCCACCCCAACACTTGCAATTTTTGCTGCTAGCGGGATTTTTAAAAGACTACCCCTAAGAGATGCAAGAAGGCTGCTTGTTTTTAATGCTTCAAAACGAGTTTTACCAAATTTTGGAATGAGTGCAAAAAGTGCACTCCCTGTCAAATTTATCGGTGCTGTGAGGAGGGAAAAGGAAGTTTTTGCTAAAGTGATCGGGCTTTTTAATGCCATGAGGCCTACTTTTGTCATTTGGGCTTTGTTACAAAAAATCCCTATAAGCTTGATGGGCAAAAGCAAGCAGGAGCTAATCGCCCTAAATGCTGCAGGCAAAAAACTCACCACCTTAAGGCCAAGGATTCCAAGCGTTGTAATGCCTAAAGCCTTGATTAGCCCTTGGTGTCTTTGGCTAAAGAGTGCAAGAGAGGAAGCAATCTCACTAATACCATTAAAGACAGAATTCACAAGAGGCAAGAGCGCATTTCCTAGGCTTATGCTTAGGGCATTGAGTGAGCTTTGCATCCTTTTCATCGCCCCTTGTGTGGTATTAGCAAGTGTCTCTACTTCCTTTTCCATGCTGCCAGTTTGGTGCTTTGTGTCCATGGTTTTTTTAACTATCTCATCAAATTTTGCAAGATTGCTAGTAATCTGTGCGATTTTAGGTGCGGCTTCTTCGCCAAAGAGATTTTTCAAAATCCCTATTTTCTCGCCATCCTCTGCCTCTGCTATAGAGCCTAGCACTTGCCTTATGGCATGCATGGGAGAATTTTGCATGGCCTCTTTGAGGTCCTCTGTGTCAATGCCTAGTTGACTTAGGGCATCTTTTGCCCTATCTGTTAGGGCAGAAGATGAGCCAAGAGTATTTAGCATTTTATTGATAGCAGTGGCTGCCTGCTCTGCTCCTATTTTCATATTGGCAAAAGATGCAGAGATTGCTACGCCCTCTCTGGCACTAAGCCCTAGGGTCTTTATGAGCCCTGCTGTCCTGCTTAGGATCTGGGTGATTTCTTTGGGAGCTGCTGCAGTACTATTTCCTAGAGTATTTATCGCATCACCTAGCTCTTTGACCTCATCAATGCCCACTCCTAGCTTTTGCATGATTCCTGCGATGCTCTCTCCAGCTTCTTGTGAGGAAATATCAAAGGCAAAGGCCATCTTTGAAACGACATCAGTAAAGGGCATAAGGAGATTTTTCTCTAGCCCTAGCTGCCCACCACTTGCCATGATCTCAGTGAGCTCTTTGGCACTAAGGGGCACAAGGCGTGCAAGCGCAAAAATTTGCTTTTGCAAAGAGGCGCTTTCTTCTTGACTCAAATCTACCACCTTTTTGACCATGGCAAAAGAGCCCTCAAAACTAAGCGCCTTAGAAATAGGTTTACTGATTGCCCAAACACTCCCTATTGTCCCTGCGATTTGGAGTTTCATGTCATCTAATTTTTTGCAGGCCTCACTCACATCTAGTTTTAACTTTGTTGCCGTGGCATTGGAGACTTGTTTTTTGAGATCCAAGAGGGTTTTTTTTGAAAATTTAGGACCATATACGGGGTTTACTTCTTTTGATAGGTTTTTTAGGGCTTGTTTTGCTTGCTTTATTGGTGTGGTTAATGTATCGCCAAGGCCCAAGGTCTGTTTGTTGATTTTATTAATGGCAAGATTGAGCGCGCTAAGATTGGGGATAATGTCTAATTTTATTACGCTATGCATGACAAAACCTTTTTTTTTGTAGTCAAAAAGAATTATAATCAAGCCATACTAAGTCAAAAGAGCCAAAATGGTGTATATAACCGTTACAAACGACCAATTTAACAATTTTATTTGCTTCCACTCTTTTTTGTGGAGCTTTTTGTTTGGCGTCTTTGGCTGTTATTCCATGGGGTGGGATGCTTTTAACTTATTTTTCATTGTTGCGTTCCTCCATGTTATCCCTGCGCTTTTTATCTATCTACTCTTAGGGCTTGCGTTTATGCTAGCTGGCTGGTTCATTAGCCTCATTTGCATTCTTTTTACTAAAGAAACTGCACTTCGTTTGTTTTGGATTTGAAGTATATATAGGCATTGAATGATTCTTTGCTTGCTCTGCTTATATCTATCTAAAAGATTGCAGGGCTTTTCTTTCTTTGACAAGGGGGAGGGGCTTAAATGGCAATCCCTCCCCCTTGTCTACCCCCACCCTAGTCAGGCTCTACTTTTTACGCGGACATGGCCCGCATTTTCAAGACACTTTTTTACGCTCCTAACCTCTCGTCAACCACCCCAATCAAAAGCTTGCCGAATTAAAATCAAACTGGCCGGGCCCAATCAGCCAATCAAATTAAATCAGGCAAACCAGCTCAATCAAATCAAGCCAGGAAGGTTAGTCAGATTAAAACCAAATAAATCCAATCAAATCACTAAAATCGCTCCGGCCAAACCAAACCAGCCAAGCTGAATAAACCAAGTCAGTCCAATCGGCCAAATGAATTCAAATCAGTCAAATTAGCCAAATCAAATGCGGGGTTTTTGTTCCTCTGTGGGATGCTCAGCTGCGGGGGTGGATTCCTCTTCAAAAGGAGGGCCTTTTTTGAGAATTTCTGTGAGCATCGCAGCTTTTTGGGGATCCATTTTGGCCAGGATTTTGCCAATCTCACTGGGTTTGAGATAAAAGAGGATCTTGGCTGCTTGTTTGGTGGCAAGATCATTGAGAATTGCTGCAGCTTTGGAATCTTTCATCTTGGCATAGGTTTGAGCGATCTTGCTCTCTGTGGCCTCACGAATTTCTTTGAGCACCTCTTCATTTTTGGTGATGAGTTTTTTGATGGTGCTTTGGCTATCTTTTTGATTTTGTTCTAGCTGTTTTTCTTTGTCTTTGATTTCTTGCAGTTTTAGAGCAAGCTCTTTTTGGAGATTTTTGAGCTTTTGCTCACGCTTTGCAAAGAGCTCATCGCTGGCCTTTTTGAGGATTTCTAGGGATTGTTTTTTTTCTTCGAGCTCTTTGAGTTGGAGTAGAATCTCGTTTTTGCGACTTTCAAAAATTGCATTGCATTGGAGGGTGGCATTTTGGGAGTTTTGCTCAGCATTTAGTATGGCGATAAAAGCAAAAAATAGGATTTTTTTCATCATTTTTCCTTTGCATGAAATAAGATGGCAGCAATTTCATCTAGATTTTTTTCCTCATTTTTTTTGATTTTTGTGATCATTTTTTTGAGTATATTGCTGTGGATGTATTGGATTTTTTCCACTTCTCTATAGAGATGTTGATAAACCCTCTGGGCTTCTTTTTTTTGGGATTTGAGTAGGGAGATTTCTTGATGCAAGGAATCTATTTGAAACAAAAAAGACCCCCGCCCCTCCTGCAGGATTTTGAAATCTTGAATGGTCCCTGTGCTTGGCGCGAGGAATGCGTGCATCTCTGCTTGCAAGAGTGAGATTTGTTCAAACTTTTGTGAGATTTTTTGCGCGATTTTGGCAATCACGATTTCCTGCTTCTCGAGTTCACTTTTTTTGGCCTTCAATATGGGGCTAAAGCTTGTTTTCATAAAAAGATGATGTCATCCCTCTCTGGGGATGTGGAGATGAGGGAAATCCTCACCCCGATGATTTCTTCTAATTTTTGGACATAGCTTTTTGCCTGATGGGGCAGGGCGTCAAAATCCCTGATATTGGCAGTTTCACCCCAGCCCTCAAAGCTCTCATACACAGGTATCACGTTTTCTAAGTTATCAGGGATGTAGTCAATGAACTTACCTTTGTAGTGGTACTTTGTGCAAATTTTGACTTCTTGGAAGTGATCTAAGACATCAAGCTTCATTAATGCGAGTTGGTTGCAACCATTGATGCGGCAGG encodes:
- the pyrG gene encoding glutamine hydrolyzing CTP synthase, yielding MQPKYIFVTGGVLSSLGKGISSSSIATLLKSSGFKVSILKIDPYINVDPGTMSPLEHGEVFVTADGAETDLDIGHYERFLDTSLLRCNNFTTGQVYLSVIENERRGKYLGKTIQVVPHIVDEIKQRIKNVAKGYDFLVVELGGTVGDIEGMPYLETMRQMKHELGLQNVISVHVTLIPYIKAAGELKTKPTQHSVKELRCIGITPQIIIARSEKPLSKELKAKLALSCDVDDDSVIVAEDAKSIYQCPLNFLKEGVLSSIARHFCLDPIEPNMDEWDILVKKIISPKHSITIGFVGKYLDLKESYKSLTEALIHAGANLDTRIDIKWIDSEKLAQSDTLELHDVDGILIPGGFGKRGIEGKLKAIAFARENKIPFLGICLGMQLAILEFLRNVAGVKNADSIEFDPHTKEPAIYLIEDFIDQSGQNQIRTYQSPMGGTMRLGEYECQLKENSLIAQSYGNVKSIKERHRHRYEANPKYREILQKHGMQISGECQNLIEAVEIPEHPFFVAVQYHPEFTSRLKNPNAIILAFARHALGNKK
- the recJ gene encoding single-stranded-DNA-specific exonuclease RecJ, giving the protein MTTLSKAQIQALLEARFCDDSFARLQDLPHPHSLKDAQKGAQIVAGIMQEGGKILIVGDYDVDGTLSAVIMMKFFGMLGYENVSYLIPNRFSDGYGVQRHLLEQYPSDLVITVDNGVAALDVGEYCKEQKRKLIITDHHALQHQIPQADALINPQQETCSFPQKSICGAGVAWYFCNAIKIALGKNFSLLELLKYVAIATIADVMPLCQVNKLFVKKGLELLKDSHSMQDSLLKSLLKGRDFSAQDVAFSITPLLNSAGRMKDARVVCEFFLATKKDEIAAHFLALKKLNQMRKDQTQQMESEMFAHFLESENCVLAYKESWNEGLLGILAAKLSKEKQKPAFVFTQKEGCLKGSGRSDGKIDIFQTLLPHERNFLRFGGHSEAVGICIQEDKIPWFMDLFSRECFVLSPKPNEVLGEICLQDIDGELLEILRRFEPYGQGNPPPQFLIRGAKIKESKIFKELHQKLEFEHQISALSFFCKEFYKENEVIDMEFSVQEGLQNKHPTLLLKKISRCPL
- a CDS encoding pseudouridine synthase family protein — protein: MPFVTKEYILPHAMQAFAFVENCLHYSSKETQRIIDKRRLRYPDGRVIQKSEVICGRVLLDEFVPNGALRAIFVHEDFAVFAKPHNLLTHPKGRFLHASLCDSIKMQFGMQANPVHRLDFETSGVVLISRNKRAEIALKTLFERGEVRKIYRALVEGIIEHERCIESRILLPKKEDKSKDLGIKCQIHASGKDSITIIRPLEVRGNQTLLEIEPLTGRTHQIRLHLASIGHKIVNEPLYGVEEELARAYLQDKLGVKKHLCLHARSLEFSYLGRRYFLSAKEDF
- a CDS encoding phage portal protein, whose product is MGIFDFFKKRAKRAKIEKHFYNFPSLSPSELEKNELLGLLNNANINDYAKAISHQARSLSVNNPIISGYLKTIESEILGDRGITLDLSTPNKELNKRIEGSFALWRGSSQNGELDFYDIESLALIYLLRDGECFLHLSESQEGLRVEIIDNHNIASDFSDESQGIAFGIKKDAKNNPISYFVYDGEGRLFEVNAKAILHLHKKLDIRQHRGLSDFASIITPAHQKDKFRSAELRKARLQSEITGFIIKNNSDLADELLNGEEEHKKSIQTSVEVGKMTYIDEDVKPIFTESHNAANMESFITQTDREIAKGLGISYATLTGNLTDVNYSSIRHGGSEQRRQFRRLQNFLVRKMHNKIYERWLLNELKLCKLSTKEYQDALLYYSFKPQGWEYIDPYKETNANALAIHTGQKTLSEILRSTGKELDTHIEELKKEKELQKLLKELWRGNG
- a CDS encoding phage tail tape measure protein, with the translated sequence MHSVIKLDIIPNLSALNLAINKINKQTLGLGDTLTTPIKQAKQALKNLSKEVNPVYGPKFSKKTLLDLKKQVSNATATKLKLDVSEACKKLDDMKLQIAGTIGSVWAISKPISKALSFEGSFAMVKKVVDLSQEESASLQKQIFALARLVPLSAKELTEIMASGGQLGLEKNLLMPFTDVVSKMAFAFDISSQEAGESIAGIMQKLGVGIDEVKELGDAINTLGNSTAAAPKEITQILSRTAGLIKTLGLSAREGVAISASFANMKIGAEQAATAINKMLNTLGSSSALTDRAKDALSQLGIDTEDLKEAMQNSPMHAIRQVLGSIAEAEDGEKIGILKNLFGEEAAPKIAQITSNLAKFDEIVKKTMDTKHQTGSMEKEVETLANTTQGAMKRMQSSLNALSISLGNALLPLVNSVFNGISEIASSLALFSQRHQGLIKALGITTLGILGLKVVSFLPAAFRAISSCLLLPIKLIGIFCNKAQMTKVGLMALKSPITLAKTSFSLLTAPINLTGSALFALIPKFGKTRFEALKTSSLLASLRGSLLKIPLAAKIASVGVAKFGFAFKATAKIIKSALISTGIGAFYIALGEAFAYVSENWEKILAWMEIGIEKISSMLSPLFDFFSKAFTTLSAPITSLLEKLGGLRKQFSLPSPIKVQSIPISQGQALQKALQAPPLVMPNLTPTTHVMAQQESRRDAFPTKGEGWNTTGLIDALKEAQAKNIENKGFSEKQSTQKSIVDNRSFVFNTTTNPREIESLLRSNRYTYADLEDEN
- a CDS encoding MotE family protein, with amino-acid sequence MKKILFFAFIAILNAEQNSQNATLQCNAIFESRKNEILLQLKELEEKKQSLEILKKASDELFAKREQKLKNLQKELALKLQEIKDKEKQLEQNQKDSQSTIKKLITKNEEVLKEIREATESKIAQTYAKMKDSKAAAILNDLATKQAAKILFYLKPSEIGKILAKMDPQKAAMLTEILKKGPPFEEESTPAAEHPTEEQKPRI
- a CDS encoding flagellar export protein FliJ gives rise to the protein MKTSFSPILKAKKSELEKQEIVIAKIAQKISQKFEQISLLQAEMHAFLAPSTGTIQDFKILQEGRGSFLFQIDSLHQEISLLKSQKKEAQRVYQHLYREVEKIQYIHSNILKKMITKIKKNEEKNLDEIAAILFHAKEK